A DNA window from Camelina sativa cultivar DH55 chromosome 17, Cs, whole genome shotgun sequence contains the following coding sequences:
- the LOC104756112 gene encoding basic blue protein-like, producing MAQSSRHVSYVEATVPITIVMTVLCLILANAVTHARRPTTYIVGGEDGWDPVIPMDSWAQGKTFYAGDILEFKYDYQRFNMVVVNRTGYETCQANDGAEEYYSGDDKIQLHYGYNYFIGTYTPEDCTTGLKLAVNAL from the exons ATGGCTCAATCATCTAGGCACGTTTCCTATGTTGAGGCTACAGTTCCAATAACTATTGTCATGACAGTGTTATGCTTGATTCTAGCCAATGCCGTGACCCATGCCCGAAGACCGACCACTTACATTGTGGGAGGAGAAGACGGTTGGGACCCGGTTATTCCGATGGACAGTTGGGCACAAGGCAAAACCTTTTATGCTGGTGATATCCTCG AATTCAAGTACGATTATCAGAGATTCAATATGGTTGTGGTAAACCGAACGGGTTATGAAACTTGTCAAGCGAACGATGGAGCGGAAGAGTATTACTCAGGTGACGATAAGATCCAACTTCATTACGGTTATAACTATTTCATCGGAACGTATACTCCCGAGGATTGTACCACCGGTTTAAAGTTGGCCGTCAACGCATTATAA